GTCGTTGATCTCACGCGCCTGCTGGATGACGGCTTCCACGTCTTCGGCTCGCTCACAACGCAATCCGACGCAGCCAAGCGCCTCGGCCAGCTTGACGAAGTCCGGGATGCGATGCGAGTGAGTGGCCAGATCGGTTTGGCTGTACCGCTCTTCGTAGAACAGCGTCTGCCACTGCCGAACCATCCCCAGGTTGCCGTTGTTGATGATGGCCACCTTGATCGGTGCACCCTCGACGGCACACGTCGCCAGCTCCTGGTTGGTCATCTGGAAGCAGCCGTCGCCGTCGATCGCCCACACCTCGGCCTCGGGACGACCGAACTTGGCACCCATCGCGGCGGGAACGGCGTAACCCATGGTTCCGAGACCACCCGAATTCAGCCAGGTCTTCGGCTTCTCGTACTTGATGAACTGCGCGGCCCACATCTGGTGCTGCCCAACGCCGGCGACGTAGACGGCATCTGAACCCGCCATCTTGCCGAGTGTCTCGATGACGTACTCGGGCGACAGGCTTCCGTCACTCTGCGCGCCGTAGCTCAACGGGTAGGTCGCCTGCACGCCGCGCAGGTACTCCCACCAGTTGTCGATCTTGATCGTTCCGATACTGCCGTCGCGCCGCAGCGCCTCGATCAGATCGACGATCACCGCCTTGACGTCGCCCACGATCGGCACGTCGGCATGCCGGTTCTTCCCGATCTCGGCCGGGTCGATGTCGGCATGGATGACTTTGGCTTCCGGCGCAAAGGAATCCAACTTGCCCGTCACCCGATCGTCGAAACGAGTGCCGAGTGCGATCAGCAGATCGCTGCGCTGCAGCGCGGCGACCGCGGCCACCGTGCCGTGCATTCCGGGCATGCCCATGTTCTGCGGGTGGCTGTCCGGGAACGCTCCGCGCGCCATCAGCGTGGTGACGACCGGAATGCCGGTCAGCTCGGCCAGATTCAGCAACTCCTCGCTGGCTTCGCCGCGGATCACACCGCCGCCCACATACAGCACCGGCTTGCGCGACGCCGCGATCAGCTTGGCCGCTTCGCGGACCTGGCGGCTGTGCGGTTTGGTGTTCGGCTTGTAGCCCGGCAGATCGATCTGCGGCGGCCAGCTGAACGTGCACTGCCCCTGCAGCACATCCTTGGGGATGTCGACCAGCACCGGGCCCGGCCGACCCGACCGCGCGAGATGGAACGCCTCGGCCATCACCTGCGCGATTTCGTCGCCGTTGCGGACCAGGAAGTTGTGCTTGGTGATCGGCATGGTGATGCCGGAGATGTCGGCCTCCTGGAAGGCGTCGGTGCCGATCAGCTGGCGGCCGACCTGTCCGGTGACCGCGACCACCGGGATGGAGTCCATGTACGCGTCGGCGAGCGGGGTGACCAAGTTCGTCGCACCGGGACCCGAAGTCGCCATGCACACACCGACTCTGCCCGTGGCATGCGCGTAGCCGCTGGCGGCATGTCCGGCACCCTGCTCGTGGCGCACCAGGACGTGGCGCAGCTTCTTCGAGTCGAAAAGCGGGTCGTAGACCGGCAACACCGCACCGCCCGGGATGCCGAAGATGGTGTCGACGCCGAGTTCCTCCAGCGACCGGATTACCGCCTGCGCACCCGTGAGTTGGTGCGGCGCAATGCGTTTGGACTGCGCCGACCCTGGCTTGGATACGGCGGCTGCCCCGTTAGGCGCGGTCTCCGACTGTTCGGGCGGTCGCGTGGTGGGTGCGCTCACGATCGTCTCTCTCTGTTCCTGTGTTTTCTAGGGTCTCAAATCGGTGGTGGGGCAACAAAAAACCCCCGTCAGCTGGGCTGCTGTACGAGGGTCGCGCGTTGATGCGGTTGGCTATGCCCGGGCGAGGGCAAGCGCGGCATCAACGCGCTTCCCAATTACTACGAGCATTCCCAGGGCCTGCATAACCGTTGACGGTAGCCTCCGCACTGGTCACCGGTCAAATTCCCGGCCCGGCCGGGGTGGTCAAATTCCCGGCCCGGCCGGGGCGGTCAATTTCCGTACCCACCCCCTCCTGGTGCGAAGATGGCGAGGTGAGCGCGGACACCGACCAGAAGCCCGTCGTCATCCGGATTTCCCCGATGGCGCATTTCGCGGTCGGATTCCTCACGTTGGGCCTGTT
The nucleotide sequence above comes from Mycolicibacterium moriokaense. Encoded proteins:
- a CDS encoding acetolactate synthase large subunit, with translation MSAPTTRPPEQSETAPNGAAAVSKPGSAQSKRIAPHQLTGAQAVIRSLEELGVDTIFGIPGGAVLPVYDPLFDSKKLRHVLVRHEQGAGHAASGYAHATGRVGVCMATSGPGATNLVTPLADAYMDSIPVVAVTGQVGRQLIGTDAFQEADISGITMPITKHNFLVRNGDEIAQVMAEAFHLARSGRPGPVLVDIPKDVLQGQCTFSWPPQIDLPGYKPNTKPHSRQVREAAKLIAASRKPVLYVGGGVIRGEASEELLNLAELTGIPVVTTLMARGAFPDSHPQNMGMPGMHGTVAAVAALQRSDLLIALGTRFDDRVTGKLDSFAPEAKVIHADIDPAEIGKNRHADVPIVGDVKAVIVDLIEALRRDGSIGTIKIDNWWEYLRGVQATYPLSYGAQSDGSLSPEYVIETLGKMAGSDAVYVAGVGQHQMWAAQFIKYEKPKTWLNSGGLGTMGYAVPAAMGAKFGRPEAEVWAIDGDGCFQMTNQELATCAVEGAPIKVAIINNGNLGMVRQWQTLFYEERYSQTDLATHSHRIPDFVKLAEALGCVGLRCERAEDVEAVIQQAREINDRPVVIDFIVGADAQVWPMVAAGTSNDEIQAARGIRPLFDDPEEGHA